The following are from one region of the Streptomyces decoyicus genome:
- a CDS encoding ABC transporter ATP-binding protein: MSHPATAATRLGASSGVAARATGLTKVYGEGETRVVALDSVTVEFGRGRFTAIMGPSGSGKSTLMHCMAGLDTISQGSARIGDTELSRLGDRQLTRLRREKLGFVFQAFNLLPTLNAVENITLPMDIAGRKPDQEWLELIVGTVGLSGRLRHRPSQLSGGQQQRVAVARALAGRPEIIFADEPTGNLDSRSGAEVLGFLRDSVRELGQTVVMVTHDPVAASYADRVVFLADGRLTDDLPAPTPEAVLDRMRHFETQGRTN; the protein is encoded by the coding sequence ATGTCGCACCCTGCCACTGCTGCCACCCGCCTCGGCGCCTCTTCCGGCGTCGCCGCCCGCGCGACGGGGCTGACCAAGGTCTACGGCGAGGGCGAGACCCGCGTCGTCGCCCTCGACTCGGTGACCGTCGAGTTCGGGCGCGGCCGGTTCACCGCGATCATGGGGCCGTCCGGCTCCGGCAAGTCGACGCTGATGCACTGCATGGCCGGGCTCGACACCATCTCCCAGGGATCGGCCCGTATCGGTGACACCGAGCTGTCCCGCTTGGGAGACCGTCAGCTCACCAGGCTCCGCAGGGAGAAGCTCGGCTTCGTCTTCCAGGCGTTCAACCTGCTGCCCACGCTGAACGCCGTCGAGAACATCACGCTGCCGATGGATATCGCCGGCCGTAAGCCTGATCAGGAGTGGCTGGAGCTGATCGTGGGGACCGTCGGGCTCTCCGGGCGGCTGCGGCACCGCCCCTCGCAGCTCTCCGGCGGGCAGCAGCAGCGCGTCGCCGTGGCCCGCGCGCTGGCCGGGCGTCCGGAAATCATCTTCGCGGACGAGCCGACCGGCAACCTCGACTCCCGTTCCGGTGCGGAAGTCCTGGGCTTTCTGCGGGACTCCGTACGCGAGTTGGGGCAGACGGTCGTGATGGTCACCCACGACCCGGTGGCCGCCTCCTACGCGGACCGGGTGGTCTTCCTCGCCGACGGACGGCTCACCGACGATCTGCCCGCCCCCACCCCCGAGGCCGTGCTCGACCGCATGCGGCACTTCGAGACCCAGGGACGGACGAACTGA